One part of the Solanum dulcamara chromosome 8, daSolDulc1.2, whole genome shotgun sequence genome encodes these proteins:
- the LOC129898574 gene encoding LOW QUALITY PROTEIN: serine/threonine-protein kinase ZRK3-like (The sequence of the model RefSeq protein was modified relative to this genomic sequence to represent the inferred CDS: inserted 1 base in 1 codon) gives MQFFRGLTRKKQSSSSTSAESRKKEHDCYLKNGSSLLEELLALCNGNCRIPIRYFTAIEIENAIKHSEIKLEIPDGHVVAGSLDKRLVFVRFFPPYFRNHFNIFRDIAITAQXSHLKNVLRLVGCCLEFEEPVMVYEYIEGISLSHLLFKKANCDDQTRKSLSWGNRLRVANEVASTIVFLHTEFTTPIIYKDLKPSNVIIDQNRGVAKLLNFSLSVSLPPGELQVVKDVTCGTYGYLPPEYVVSGIVTQNTDVYSFGVVLLQLLTGTNTGTLNIKDRDYIVNPTISDFEMIDIEDIHAMDIADSVILEEHGIEIRQQLEDCWDLVKKCTKSKGEERPSMIEVAKELRRIHNCFRALTLGQN, from the exons atgcagTTCTTCAGGGGACTCACAAGGAAGAAGCAATCATCATCCTCTACCTCTGCTGAAAGCCGGAAGAAAGAGCATGATTGTTATTTAAAGAATGGAAGTTCCCTGCTAGAGGAGCTTCTTGCTTTATGTAACGGAAATTGCCGAATTCCCATCCGTTACTTCACTGCCATAGAGATCGAGAATGCAATAAAACACTCTGAAATCAAATTGGAGATCCCCGATGGACATGTGGTTGCGGGATCACTGGACAAACGCCTCGTTTTCGTTAGGTTTTTCCCTCCTTATTTTAGGAATCACTTTAATATTTTTCGAGATATAGCAATTACTGCTC AGAGCCATCTCAAAAATGTGCTGAGACTTGTGGGTTGCTGTTTAGAGTTTGAAGAACCAGTTATGGTTTACGAATATATTGAAGGTATTTCTCTTAGCCATCTACTTTTCAAAAAGGCTAATTGTGATGATCAAACTAGAAAATCACTATCTTGGGGAAATCGATTACGAGTTGCCAATGAGGTCGCTTCTACAATCGTCTTTCTCCATACTGAATTTACAACGCCCATCATCTACAAAGATTTGAAACCATCGAATGTGATTATAGATCAGAATAGAGGTGTCGCCAAACTACTAAACTTCTCATTATCCGTATCATTGCCTCCAGGAGAATTGCAAGTAGTAAAAGATGTAACTTGCGGAACGTACGGATATTTACCTCCAGAATATGTGGTGTCGGGTATTGTTACTCAAAATACAGACGTCTATAGCTTCGGAGTTGTTCTACTTCAGCTATTAACCGGAACGAATACAGGGACTCTAAATATAAAGGATCGCGATTACATAGTGAATCCTACAATTTCAGATTTTGAGATGATAGACATTGAAGATATACATGCAATGGACATAGCAGATTCAGTCATTTTGGAAGAGCATGGGATTGAGATTCGACAACAATTGGAAGATTGTTGGGATCTTGTTAAGAAATGCACAAAGTCAAAGGGAGAAGAGAGACCTTCCATGATTGAAGTTGCAAAGGAATTACGCCGAATTCACAACTGCTTCCGTGCCCTCACTCTTGGCCAGAATTAG